Proteins found in one Aethina tumida isolate Nest 87 chromosome 1, icAetTumi1.1, whole genome shotgun sequence genomic segment:
- the LOC109595105 gene encoding anaphase-promoting complex subunit 13 has translation MDSVVAIEGYYVDLITDQWRGDKLPEDDINVPAYELADPEADSGDIHLTLKEQEQKWSDILLSALSEHQ, from the coding sequence ATGGACAGTGTGGTGGCTATTGAAGGTTATTACGTCGATTTGATCACCGATCAGTGGAGAGGTGATAAGTTGCCCGAAGACGACATCAACGTTCCTGCTTATGAACTGGCCGATCCAGAAGCTGACTCCGGTGATATTCATTTGACTCTCAAAGAGCAAGAGCAAAAGTGGTCAGATATATTATTGAGTGCTTTAAGTGAGCACCAATAA